In the Fusarium falciforme chromosome 6, complete sequence genome, GTAGCCAACATTGTCGGCTGGGGTATTGCTTTTGCTATCCCATACTTGGTAAGTGTTATTCCTTCTAGTGGTTGTCAGGCAATCTTTGTTGGCTAAACAATTTCTGCAGTTCAACCCGGACCGGGCTAATCTTGGTGCCCGCTTGCTTATTATCTTCGTGGGGCTCGCAACTCCTCTTACTGTATACCTCTGGTGGGCTCTGCCCGAAACGAGGAACCGTACCCTTGAGGAAGTTAATGCCATGTTCAATAAGACTAGCCCTGATGCTGAGAAGCAGGAGGCGGATTCTGCCTAGATAGACAGATACATCGCATCCGCTATTTCGGCTGCCGCCTGTCCATGTATTGGCACATGACATCAATGTTTAATGAAGCAAAACACTTCACTTTGAAAGCATCCGCCCTTTCTCCCCCCGCTGTATATAGTAGAGAATGCGTGCTGCATGTTTCCTTTCCATTGCGGACTCTGGCGACCGGTGAAATACCTCCAAAATAACCAACTCACGTACACATTGACCTGTCCATGCTTTGATGTCGGTACCGCTCTCCAATAGGCTCAGTACAACATGCTCTCCACAATATTCCAAATACACCCCCTTCGTATCCTTGCAGAACCATCCCGGCGGAAGACCCCGCGGATGACTAGCGCCAGTTGAGGGCCAAATTGCTAACTCAAGTAGGAATGGGGCCTTGCGGAATCCACACCTTCAATGTTCATTAGCGACTAGAATCCCCGCATGAGAAACTCCGCGACGAAACTCAGACCTGGATTCTTCCGTATTCAAGCACACGACGGCACTCAGGCGATTATCCGAACCACACAGCAAAGACCCATCGAACCCTGCTCGTGGCATCTCATCATGCCTAAGCGGGCATGTGATGCATGCCGGCAGCGAAAAGTCAAGGTACACTGCAGCATCATTGCGTGTAATGTGAGTGGTTCTGATGGTCTTGTAGTGCGATCAACACGCGCCAGCATGCAGCCATTGCAGAATTTATGACGTGCCCTGCACTTATGCAGTGCCCCAGCGAAGAAGAGGCCCGAAGCCGAAATATGCGCCCGACTCTAGTACCTGGCAGGCCACGGAGCCTGACACCAGCGGCGTCCCACAGGGAGCGACGCCGTCGCCCTTGGCTACCCCAGGATCGAACACTGTCTCCCCGAGGATCCTGGGGTCCCTGCCATCCCCAGAAAATCGTGGCCCGGCTTGTGTGAGGACTCATCCTGATGGAGCAGAATCATCACCAATCCTCGTGGATACGTTCTCTCCCGTCTCCCAGCCCCAGGCCACTCTAGTTGAGCCCGAGATTGGATTCTCTGCTCACCATGCCTTACTTGCAGAGATCGCCAAACACACCGACCATTCTGTACGAACGGAAGTGGATGGTTGGATTGATGAACTCATGTATACTACCTTCACGATAGTACCCATCTTTCATGAGCCAACCTTGCGCGCCCAGACCACATTAGTCCCGCCTCCTAGACTGGACAACTGTAATGAAGCAGTCacgttggtgatggttgagAAAGCACGAGCGTATTGCTTGATGACTGCAATCTGTGCCTGCATGTCCCAGGTACCGCTGTCAACCGGCGCCACTTACGGCAAAGCACTTTCTGACCATTTTGCGAAGTCCTCAGAAAGTGTTCTGGGCCCGTACATGGTACATGACGTGGCATGGCCAAGCTCCACCAGCATATCTATTCGCCTTATTCTGTCAGCACATCATCATTTGAACGGGAatggcttgcttgcttggtaCTACAAGGACCAAGCGGCTGCCCTTGTGCATCAGATGCGTCTCTGGGACGAGGATTCCTACAGAGGACTGGATCCGGTCGAGGCAAAGCTTCGGCGTATTATTTTCTGGCACTGCTTTATCTCGGATAAGTCGGCTGGGCTATTGAACAACCACCCTCAGCAACTCAACGAATTCGTCCTGCAGCAACCAATAACTACATCTCGGCTGATAGACTTGAGCCCTCCCCTGCTTGACGCTGATCGGAACACAAACCGGGGTCTGTCCGAGGAATTTATCTTAGAATGCTTCAAGAAAGATCTTGAGGTATGGGATCGCGGATCTTCCACACTGGCTGAACTAGGACTATTCGTGGCCGCCAACAATCGTATTGGTGCTACGATGAGCGATGCACAACGCCGGAGTCTGTGTGAATCGTACATGCGTTTTGCAAGTGTTAAGGATGACATGCCCCAATGCATAAACTACTCGCAGCCCGCCACTGGCCTCCAAAACCTAGTCAGCAACAACTATCAAGAAAATGGTCTCTGGATGCAAAAAGCCAATATTTTCATCACATACCGCTACCTGAATATGACGATTCTCTGTCGATTTGCGTCCTTGGGCTACGCAAGCCTTCTCGGGCTCGGTGACGATTCGACATCTCTTGCCTGGAGGAAAATTGAGATCGCTCACGAAGTCTTGCAAGAGGTCAATAGTGTCCCACTTGAGTCTGTAAAGCGCAATGGAGAGCCTGTTGTAGGAATCCTGACTACCTAAGCTCTTTGAACAAGCCATGCTGATTTACTTGCAGGTTGAGAAGCTGCGATTTATATGCGCTACCCTTCTTGAGGTAACACAAGGACAGAACATGGAACTGGTTATTGAAAGAGCAAAATCCCATTTTTTGGCTTTACTGGATGTTCTGTCTCGGCTGGACTCGAAGGTTTCAGACAGATTGGCGGCGTTGTACGCCTAAATGGTTGCACCTCCTATCGAGGAGGTTGGACCTAGAAAAACGAAGGCAATTGGGAACTCGATGTTGATTTCGAACACGTGATGGGTTTTATGATGACAAAGAGGCGAGTTTATTGCTGATTCATGGTCCATGGGATGGCGCTACATATCAATTTGGCCCTCAGTAGGGGCTTTTCACAATATTGCATGTCGAGTCGTGCTATCCTAAGCTGTTGTGGGCTGCTCTAATCTATAGTAAGGGGTAAATCCTAGATCTGGATTGAGGTTATCCCAAATTGAGAAGGGCAAAAAGCTAGCTGAAGAAAGTTTGTCGTAGGGAAAGTTCGTATGAACGTCTTAGGGCTAGCCAGCAAAAAGTGGTCAAACGAATAGCACGACTCTGAATAATCGTTATTAAAGATCGAACTGTCAAAAATCGAGAAGTTgcccttatttattagctcTTTACATTAATGTAAGCTTAGACTGTCTTTGTGGCTGTGCCCTTGGTGGTGGCATCATCCTCGTGCGTCGTCTCAGCCAACTCAACTTCCTTCTCCATTCCGGCACTCATCATGGCATTTGAGTAGTCGAAGCCCTCACTTCCATCGAAAATAACTGCCACCTCCTCCAAGGTGAGACCACGCGTCTCCACAAAGGTAAAGTAGACAATTGCCAGAACCAAGGCGTTGAAGACACACTGTACGATATAGTACCGCCATTGAATGTTCTCCAGGGCTACCGGATTCAGGTAACTGGCGATAAAGTTGGATGCGTTGACGCAAAACATTGTCCAAGAGAAGAAAATACCTCGCTGCTTAGTGGTAACCATCTCAAGTGGGTACGTGATGAGCAGCGGGATCCAGCAGATGGctgtgaagaaggagaaggcgaAGATAACGAGAATGGTATCGATACCATAGCCATTTTTAGGGTCACGGAGGTATGTAGCGGCCAAAGCAATCCAAATAATGAACGTGACAGTGTTACCAGTGGTGGCCGTCAGGAAAGTGGTGCGTCGTCCAACACGAGGGATGACAAAGGCTGCGGTAACGGCGTAGACCCACTGCCAGATGTTGACCAAACCGTTGATGAGCTTTTTGTCCTTGGAGGTAGTCATGCCGACCTGGTCCAGAATAAGAGGCAAGTAAGTCGAGACAAAGTTGCTGCCGAGGCATTGAGAACCGATTGCAGTCCAGAAGCTCAGCCACAGACGGTGACGGTTGCGCTTGGAGCCAAGAATCGTTTTGATGCCTTCCTTATTAGGCTTCAGCGTGGTCTTGTTAGCGTCCAGGCCTGCAATGATCTCCTGTAGCTCCGCCTTGACGACATCATCTTCGACGCCATTGCCATGATACTTGATCAGAATCTGCCTCGCTTCTTCAATACGCCCCTTGGAGACTAGCCAACGCGGGCTCTCGGAGCAAAACCAGGTGGTGGGGGTTTGGTAGCTTGGTAGGGCCAGTTGCAAGATGCACTTACAATATGTGGTAGGGTTACTACACCACCATTCCCAACTCAAATGCCGTGGGTGCAGTTCTCGGTGGGGGTAATATGTCGCAGAATAGCCTGCATGGCTTCATGGTCGACAATGCCCTCTCGTTCCGCATCATCACCGCGGAGGGCAAGACCATTGAAGTTGAGTCATCGTCGACTGGAGAGGATCTCGCCTTGTTCTACGCTTTGTGCGGTGCTAGGCATGGCCTCGGAGTTGTCATGGCCGCAACGATGAAGGCCTACCCCATCTCTTCTCTGCGTCTGACCGAGAACAAGGTGTAGACCCGTGTGCTGAGGTTTCCTCCCGCCGCCCTCAACGATGTGGTTGAAGCATTTTCCTCCTTTGGCCCACCAGCCATGCCTCTCAACGTCCAAATCACGTTTCTATACAGTCCGCCTAGTGCTCCCGCCGCTGGCTCACCCATCATCGTTCTCTCAGCGATATACTATGGTCCTTCTGAGGATGCTGAAAAGGCCGCTACCAAGTTGTTCGAAGTGATTCTTGTCGGAAAGGTCCTCAAGGCGTACACGCGCTCGTGTCTTTTTCCAACATCAACGACGGCTTCGAGTCGCTCAATGCGCATGGCGGATTCAAGAGCATGAATGCCGCGCCAATCAAAAGCTTGACTccccaggccatcaaggagagCTTTGCAAAATGGGCTCAAGTCATGGAACAGCCTCCCGATGCGGCTCGCACGTCAGTCGTGTTTTACAAGTTCAGCCCAGATAAACTCCGCACCAACGGAAATATGAAGGGTATTGAGAACAGGTTCCTTGAGGGGCGAGATAGGGGCTCGAcagccatggccttgacgtGGTGCGTAGCTCCGGCGTCGAGAGACAGGCTAGTCGACTTTGTAGACGAGTTTTTCAACACTTGTCGATGTGCAGGCGGAGTTCCGCCGAAGACATTTGCGAATACGATGAGACTCCGTGTGAATTTGGACGAGCTGTTccaggaggagaaggtggaGGAGTTGCAAAGGGTGAGGGAGCGTTAGGACCCGCATGGCGCGTTCTGGAGCCCGTATAAGCCGAAATGCTTGCTAAGTATGGTAAGTGCACCACCGGGAAGCAGACCATTCTGGAGGGTCAGTGCTACGACACGGAGACGGGCTTCAAAGGCGGGAAAAGATCTTGTACTACTGTGCCAAGGGTTGCttgtaatttaataaattccaCACTTTCCGCCCGTTCGCCGAACCCCCTGTCTTCGTACCTTCATGAAATTATCCTTTCTATTCATGCACGCTCGTTGGGTTCAAGTCTTTTGATCCCTGATGGGGCTTTTTCCAGTACAACGCCACGACTTCCACTCTCAGCCTCAGGAGCTGCATCCCTCAGGGGAACATACCAAATCATACGAACATGAAGCCCTCGGTGAGGTTAAAGTGGCCAACCTCATAGTCACCACAAGCTATGAGTATAATTGCgccttaagtaaagcttcAATGGGAGCATAAGCTATATCAATGTCAAAATCCAAAGAGCATGGGTTTCATTCATTATCTCAATATCTCGTATACCAGCCTTGTGCGTCAATCACAGCCCCCATGTGCCCGGGCAACGGTTCTGTCGAACTACTCGCCAAAGTCCATACCAAACATGTCCGTTGCTAGAGGCTGTCCATTGATCCAATCAGCCAAGATTGACGACATGTCATCATTAAGGAAGCCAGAGAAGCCACCAGACTCTTCATGCTGACCCTTCCAGTATGGCAGTATCATGCTAGCCAGATTTAACCGGGCAACGCCAAATGGGTTCAATAGCCACAACCCTTTCCCCCCGTCGCTAGTAGGCCCCAATCAGTCAGCCTCATTGGACGGTTGCTGGTTTATTATCCATTGATGGCGTCATCAGGTCGCTTATAAAGGCGTGTGCAGTGGAACTCAGGAGTCCGTAGTCGGTTTCTGTGACTCTTATCTAAACAAACTTCAGATACGCAGGATATACATCCACATCTTCATGTAGGTAATGTGTGAAAGAAACAGGCAGAGGCTCTAACAGATGGAGAACAGGCAACCGGGCATGTAATTCAACGGAGGTATTGCCAAAAACTAGCGAGCATCGCCGATCTCAGTACAAAAACCCTTTGCGCTTACCCTAGACTGGAATTGAAAGGTGGAAATGTCACACGCGCACAACTCCCCTGCAAAAAGTCATTCTTCCCCGCAGCTGGTAGCAGCAGTTTGCTAGTGGAGAGGCATTTTTCAGGCCACCCGACCACGCATTTGCCTTTGAGGCCCCATCGGGGCCTTAGCATTAACTTTGCCTACATTTGAAGCTAATCCCCGCACCGTCTCCTGTACGTTCCTGGGGATAGCGTGGGGGGAGGATGGCCCCTGAGTCGAGTCTTGATCCACAGCGGAACACAGTCCGATAGGCTTATGGATATCCATTCTTGATACTACGGTATGATGGGTAAAGTATGTTAGCTCGCCCCACACAACAGCAGGGGTCAAGGGGGTCACTTTCCCAACTCACGATGTATCTTCCAGCTAAATTGGCTATGGTCTTCATCTAGAATCGAGTATGCATTCCTCTAGCATCAATAACAGCTTGGCAACGGTCTTTTATTGACTCTAGTAGCTGTAAGAAGAAGCTATTATCAATTTGTTCCCAAGCTTCCTTAACTGCAGCTCGTAGTCGGTTATAAGACTGATCTTCTGGGAAGTGTCTCTCAATATATTCCTTCATCTCGTTCCATACGGTCTTAATTGGGTTTAAATCGGGTGAAAAAGGCGGCTAATTGATAATCTTGATCCCTTGAGCTTCGAGCTCGGCGATAGTCTCTGCTGAAGCGTGGGTAGGGGCGTTATCTTGTATAAAGATGTGCCTACGATCTGGATGAAGACGATGCTAACCGCATACGATAGGTACGATATGTTTAATATAGCTCGAAGCTTTAATCGAGCCCTAATCTTTCTCCCAAAAAACTCTAGGGCCCTTGCCTGTTAGCCCCGAAAAACAGGCCCAAAATATCTATCCTTTCTTCCGTTGATGACGTTCAATAATGCAAGTCGGGTTAAGCTCTTCGCCGGGCCTGCGAGTGACCTAAGTTCGAGTATGCCTTCCCCCTGTTACCCAGGTCTCATCAGACCATAGGATAGCTTTCCAATCGTCAAGGGACCAGTCGATGCAACGCTCAGCAAAGGCAAGCCGTTTTTGCCGCGTTGGCTCTGTTATTGGCGGTTTCCGGCGCGtaatatatctcttaaacCCTGCCCGACGAAGGGCACCTTTGATCGCATCGACGGAGCAGTCCCAGCCTAGTGCCTGTGGCAGCCGCCAGTAAGCCATCCGCCGAGCAGACCGAGAGGCATATACGAACTCGATTAATTCTTCAACTTGGGCTTCCGTAAGCAAGGGAGGGCGGCCAGTAGGGCGGCGAGGCGTGGCTTAGGTCGTAGATGCGTGCTGAACTTGCCGTAGTGAAAGGCGTAGATGCGTAGCTATCTGTTGATAAGTCCAACTAGCTGATCGAAGGGTTCGAATCGATATATGGGTATCGCGGCTTGTATTGGCGGCACGATTAGAAGGCTGTGGTGAGGGGGTTCGCGGAGGGTTATTTCCAAGCCGCGCTAAGAGctcctgatgctgctgcGCAAGCTGCTCTTGGAGCTGCAGCTGAAGCTGTTCTTGCCGCTGTAATATAAGCTGCTGTTGCTCTTGAAGCTGCTGCAATTGTAGCTGAAGATCTTGACTAGAAGCCATAGCGAAAGCGCGGCCAAAATAGCCCTCAAAATGCGTGATGTTGGTGTTATGTTGAGAATACCTTCAGAACGCGAGGCGCGACTTCTCTGACCCCTGCTGATGTGTGGGGCGAGCTAACATACTTTTCCCATCATACCATAGTAAAGTTTGCCCAGGTTTAGACACGGGCACCCCGCATTTCGATATGTAACCTCTGCAGCCCCAGACAGAGGAACAGCGACGTGGGGGTACAGATGTGCCTAACTCCACCAAACCCGGCTCATTAGCTGCGTAACTCAGGATCTTAGAGCGGAGAAGGCAAAGCAAGAGAGGGGATGATGTGAGCGGGGAGAGGGGGCCAGCCGAGGGCTTCTCCGTGGGGGTCAACGTCAGCTTTTCAACACTACGGATGCGCTGTACGGTATCTAAGTTCTCGAAGAATGACCTCGCAGAGAGCAGAGATTCGGTAATTCGGCAATGGTGCGGGGCGCTCTAGGATCGCCACCCCCGCGGGGGTTGGTTCATAGGCATACCAAGTGGTAACCACAGTGCTCCCGTGGAGGTGTAGAAATTGTTCTATAAGTCGTTGATGAGCGCCGTTGAGATTGACCGGTTGCAAGCGACTTTGagcatcctcttcatccatTCTCACTTAGACTTCAATTCTTTTTAGAGAGCCAGCCCGCACAGCGACAGATATGGCCGCATCAGAGCACATTGATGATGTCACTCAACACCGCATTGAGGCCGCAGATGTAGAGGATCTCAAGTATCGGAACAATTCCAAGGATGGAGATCGAGCCGCCAACCTTATCGGCGACCAGCAAGTTGAGCTGACCGAGGAAGATGTCAGTCCAATCACTCTAGGCCCAGGCATTTACGAATCTAACAATGTCTATAGGACAAGCATATTCGCCGCAAAACCGACAAGCACATTCTCTCCATCCTCGTCTGGGTCTACTTCCTCCAGATCCTCGACAAGTCCGTTCTCGGCTACGGCGCCATCTATGGCCTCCGCCAAGACTGCAACCTTACCGGCAACCAATACTCCCTCGTCAGCTCCATGGCCCCCATCGCACAACTGGTTTGGCTGCCCTTTTCGTCATGGCTCATCGTACGCGTACCGCACCGAATCCTCATGGCCGTACTCATCTTCGGCTGGGGAGTCGCACAGGCGTGCATGGCCGTGTGCAACGATTATGGCGGTCTGCTCGCGACGCGATTCCTCCTTGGGCTGTTCGAGGCGGCGTGCCTGCCACTGTTCTCCGTCATCACCTCCCAGTGGTATCGCCGCGCGGAACAGCCCATGCGAGTCGCCTGCTGGTACGGCACCAATGGTTTTGCGACTATGATTGCAGCGGCGTTATCATATGGTCTGGCCCAGATCGAGAGCCACCTCCCTCCGTGGaagatcctcttcctctttgttGGTCTTGTTACCGTCGTCACAGCGCCCATCGTTTATTGGCTCATGGATAGCGACATCCCCTCCGCCCGGTTTCTCAATGACTGGGAGAAACTGCAAGCGATCGAGCGCCTTCGTGCCAACCAAACCGGTACGGGTAGTCGCAATTTCAAGTGGGATCAGGCTCTCGAAGCCTTGATTGAGATCAAGAGCTGGCTTTTCATTGCCATGTCGCTTTGCCTCAACGTCACTGCAGCAGTCACCAACACTTTTGGCCCTCTAATCATTGCTGGTTTCGGTCTTGATAAGCATATTTCCTCACTCCTCAACATTCCATTTGGATTTGTGCAGCTTATTGTGATCCTTCCTGCCTCATATCTCGCACACCGTTTCCGCATCAAATCGGCCTTCCTCATTGCAGCTATGCTCCCGGTCCTGGCTGGTGCCATCATGCTCTACATTCTTCCCCGCGACCACATTGCCCCTCTCCTGGCGGCTTACTATATGCTCGCCTTCCTTTTCGCCGGAAACCCCTTGATCGTATCCTGGATGATCTCAAACATCGCTGGCACCACAAAGAAGTCCGTCATCATGTCCCTATACAACATTGGTTCCTCAGCCGGGAACATTATTGGCCCTCTCCTGTTTAACTCAAACGACGCGCCGATGTACAAGCCCGGATTGACCAAGACAATGGGTATCACTGGTGCAATGATTGCTACTATTATTCTCCAGGCTGTGAACCTGTTCTTTCTCAATAAGATGCAGGAGCACAAGCGAGTCGCAGATGGCAAGCCAGCTAAGATTCACGATCTTAGTATGGAGCAccgctatattaatagtaggCAAGATTCTAGTGAAGGTCCTCAGTTGGGAGAGAATGCGTTTAAAGATCTTACTGACTCAAAGAACAACGAGTTTGTGTACATTTATTAGCACTAGCCGGAATGACGTTACAATAAACTGGCTTAATTTACATTTTGCTTCTGATAATATAGGATGAGCAACCGGGTTAGGAGATGCACAACATGTCGAACGATGTATCTAGCTATCTTTCAGGCGTTATATCTTGCGCCAGGgtagtattatcttaatttaaaatttaaattacAAGTTATGTATCATACTCGCCCATTCCGGTTCAGCAGTACTACTAAATTGTCAACATCACACGACATtgattattagttataac is a window encoding:
- a CDS encoding HTH CENPB-type domain-containing protein, translating into MSQVPLSTGATYGKALSDHFAKSSESVLGPYMVHDVAWPSSTSISIRLILSAHHHLNGNGLLAWYYKDQAAALVHQMRLWDEDSYRGLDPVEAKLRRIIFWHCFISDKSAGLLNNHPQQLNEFVLQQPITTSRLIDLSPPLLDADRNTNRGLSEEFILECFKKDLEVWDRGSSTLAELGLFVAANNRIGATMSDAQRRSLCESYMRFASVKDDMPQCINYSQPATGLQNLVSNNYQENGLWMQKANIFITYRYLNMTILCRFASLGYASLLGLGDDSTSLAWRKIEIAHEVLQEVNSVPLESVKRNGEPVVGILTT
- a CDS encoding FAD linked oxidase — its product is MPLNVQITFLYSPPSAPAAGSPIIVLSAIYYGPSEDAEKAATKLFEVILVGKVLKALTPQAIKESFAKWAQVMEQPPDAARTSVVFYKFSPDKLRTNGNMKGIENRFLEGRDRGSTAMALTWCVAPASRDRLVDFVDEFFNTCRCAGGVPPKTFANTMRLRVNLDELFQEEKVEELQRVRER